In Gymnogyps californianus isolate 813 chromosome 1, ASM1813914v2, whole genome shotgun sequence, the following are encoded in one genomic region:
- the DYRK2 gene encoding dual specificity tyrosine-phosphorylation-regulated kinase 2 isoform X2, with protein MNEHLHVGSHGQIQVQQLFEDNSNKRTVLTTQPNGLTTLGKSGLPVVQDRQSESAHRRQGSSSSLKSTDGTGKVKASVMTPEQAMKQYMQKLTAFEHHEIFSYPEIYFLGPNAKKRQGVIGGSNNCGYDDDQGSYIQVPHDHIAYRYEVLKVIGKGSFGQVVKAYDHKMHQHVALKMVRNEKRFHRQAAEEIKILEHLRKQDKDNNMNVIHMLENFTFRSHICMTFELLSMNLYELIKKNKFQGFSLPLVRKFAHSILQCLDALHKNRIIHCDLKPENILLKQQGRSGIKVIDFGSSCYEHQRVYTYIQSRFYRAPEVILGARYGMPIDMWSLGCILAELLTGYPLLPGEDEGDQLACMIELLGMPSPKLLDSSKRAKNFVSSKGYPRYCSITTLSDGSVILNGGRSRRGKLRGPPESREWGNALKGCDDPLFLDFLKQCLEWDPAIRMTPSQALRHPWLRRRLPKPPTGEKASSKRITESTGAITSISKLPPTSSSASKLRTNLAQMTDANGNIQQRTVLPKLVS; from the coding sequence ATGAATGAGCACCTCCATGTTGGTAGCCATGGACAAATCCAGGTTCAGCAGCTGTTCGAAGATAATAGTAACAAGAGGACGGTTCTGACGACACAGCCGAATGGACTTACAACGCTAGGCAAATCTGGATTGCCAGTGGTTCAGGACAGACAGTCAGAGAGTGCTCACAGACGACAAGGGAGCTCCAGCTCTTTAAAATCTACAGATGGAACAGGGAAGGTGAAAGCCTCCGTTATGACACCAGAGCAGGCAATGAAGCAATACATGCAAAAATTAACAGCTTTTGAGCATCATGAGATTTTTAGCTACCCTGAAATATACTTTTTGGGTCCAAATGCAAAGAAGCGGCAAGGTGTGATTGGTGGTTCAAACAATTGCGGGTATGATGATGACCAAGGGTCTTATATACAAGTACCCCATGATCATATTGCGTACAGGTATGAAGTCCTGAAAGTTATAGGGAAAGGAAGCTTTGGGCAGGTGGTGAAGGCCTACGATCACAAGATGCATCAGCATGTGGCACTAAAAATGGTGAGAAATGAAAAACGTTTCCACCGCCAAGCTGCGGAAGAAATTAAGATCCTGGAGCATCTCCGGAAACAAGATAAGGATAACAACATGAATGTTATTCACATGTTGGAAAACTTCACATTCCGCAGCCATATCTGCATGACATTTGAATTGCTGAGCATGAACCTGTAtgaattaataaagaaaaacaagtttcagGGCTTTAGCCTGCCTTTGGTCCGCAAGTTTGCCCACTCAATTTTACAGTGCTTGGATGCTTTGCACAAAAACAGAATCATCCACTGTGACCTTAAACCTGAGAACATTCTGTTGAAGCAACAGGGTAGAAGTGGTATTAAAGTGATTGATTTTGGCTCAAGTTGTTACGAGCATCAGCGTGTCTACACTTACATTCAGTCACGTTTTTACCGTGCACCTGAAGTCATCCTTGGTGCTCGTTATGGGATGCCCATAGATATGTGGAGCTTGGGCTGTATTCTAGCAGAGCTTCTCACCGGTTATCCACTTTTACCTGGAGAAGATGAAGGAGACCAGCTGGCTTGTATGATTGAGCTATTGGGCATGCCTTCTCCAAAACTCTTAGATTCATCCAAGCGAGCCAAAAACTTCGTGAGCTCTAAGGGTTATCCCCGCTATTGCAGCATCACAACCTTGTCTGATGGCTCTGTAATACTTAATGGTGGACGCTCTCGGAGGGGAAAACTACGTGGCCCACCAGAGAGCAGAGAATGGGGTAATGCATTAAAGGGATGTGATGATCCCCTGTTCCTTGACTTCTTAAAACAGTGTTTAGAATGGGATCCTGCTATCCGTATGACACCCAGCCAGGCTTTGCGGCATCCCTGGCTCAGGAGACGGTTGCCAAAGCCTCCAACTGGGGAAAAGGCCTCATCGAAGAGAATTACAGAGAGCACTGGTGCTATAACGTCGATTTCCAAGTTACCTCCGACTTCAAGCTCAGCTTCAAAACTGAGGACTAACTTGGCACAGATGACAGATGCCAATGGAAATATTCAGCAAAGAACAGTGTTGCCAAAACTCGTTAGCTGA